Part of the Brevibacillus brevis genome is shown below.
AATGATCAGCAGGCGATGGCACAGGCCGCCCATGGCTCGGCCCCGGATATCGCCGGGAGAAACATCGCAAATCCGGTGGGTGAACTGCTCTCTACCGTAATGCTGCTGGATTGGCTCGCAGAGCGGCACGAGGACCGCGAATTGTACCAGGTGGCTCGTCTGGCGGAAAATGCGATGACGGTGACCATGCAAGAAGGGATTTGTACTGCAGATTTGGGAGGAACGGCTTCGACTACGGAATTCACGGAGGCCATTATCCAGCGGATTCGACAATCGCCGCGCAATGGGGAGAAGGGGGTTTGAAGATGACGGAGAACAAAGCGATCCGGATCGGGCTAATTCACGCTACGATGAATTCGGTGCAGCCGATCTGTGAAGCGTTTCGGAAACACGCTCCACAAGTGACTTTGCTGCATTTCATGGACGAGGGACTCATCTTTGAGCTGAACGAGACCGGGATGATTACCACCGCGATGGTCAGGAGGCTCGCTTCGCTGATCGAACGAGCCGAAGAGAGCGGCGTAGACGGCATCCTGCTGACGTGTTCGTCGTTTTCACCGTATGTGCCGCAGATTCGCGGCCTCTTTTCTACCCCGGTGGTTAGCGCTGATACGAGCATGCTCGAGTATGCGGTGCAGGCAGCGGAGCGTATCGGGGTGATCGCTACGGTGGGGACGGCGGGGCCGATTACCACAGAGCAGTTGAAGCAGATGGCGGCCGATGAAGGGAAGACGATCAAGGTTCGGACAGAGATTGTTCCGGAGGCGTTCTTCGCCTTGCAGAACGGGGACGGCGACAGGCACGATGCGTTGATCCGGGAAAAGGTGGCAGAGCTGTCAGCCACCTGCGAGATCGTCCTGCTGGCGCAAATGTCCATGGCGAGAGCTTTAGACAGCTTTGCGGTGCAGCCGTCTGTTCCTGTGCTGACCAGTCCGGACATCAGCATACGGACGATTCTGGAGCGGCTGTCAATGGAAGGCGGCGGCTCAGGCAGGCAAGCGGATCTCACTAGGAAATAGGCAATCCATCCCCGGGGAGCTGGCGGAAGACTCTCCGTCGGGCGGATTGGCATTCCCTTTTTGCATCACTGTCATAAAGGATTGCCATTTCTCATTTCGTCTGAATTTACTTACAATAGGCTGGTACAAATAGAGAGAACCAGGTGATTCGAGAATGATTTTGCGCAATGTGCTT
Proteins encoded:
- a CDS encoding aspartate/glutamate racemase family protein; this encodes MTENKAIRIGLIHATMNSVQPICEAFRKHAPQVTLLHFMDEGLIFELNETGMITTAMVRRLASLIERAEESGVDGILLTCSSFSPYVPQIRGLFSTPVVSADTSMLEYAVQAAERIGVIATVGTAGPITTEQLKQMAADEGKTIKVRTEIVPEAFFALQNGDGDRHDALIREKVAELSATCEIVLLAQMSMARALDSFAVQPSVPVLTSPDISIRTILERLSMEGGGSGRQADLTRK